In the Magnetospira sp. QH-2 genome, one interval contains:
- a CDS encoding leucyl aminopeptidase yields the protein MKITFAKPALPETGTLVVTALDGGKLSPTAQIFDERTDGALGRAIKTARYKGKKGQGLSLLAPTGTGLDRLYVIGLGKAKDLNDLKMQDVGGTLYASLAHCGASSVSVALDDLEDCGLSLEDMAAHLAFGARLRTFRFDKYRTKEEKGDKPKLKTFKIHGAAVADAKATFAPLDKIADGVFLTRTLASEPANVLYPESFAKEAQKLSDLGVKVKVLGEKEMTKLGMGALLGVGQGSIRESKMVTLEWNGTGAKKSGAPIAFVGKGVCFDSGGISIKPSPGMEDMKWDMGGAGVVTGLMAALAGRKAKVHAVGVIGLVENMPSGEAQRPGDVVTSMSGQTIEVINTDAEGRLVLADALHYCNETYQPKFMIDLATLTGAIIIGLGEHVAGTFSNDDDLAEAVSEAGKAVGEGVWRLPIGEEWDKQIKSDIADMRNVGGRAGGSITAAQFLKRFVGDTPWLHIDIAGVTWSKKDKPTVPKGGTGFGVRLLDRLVADKYEKD from the coding sequence ATGAAGATCACTTTCGCCAAGCCAGCCCTGCCCGAAACCGGAACTCTGGTGGTGACCGCATTGGATGGCGGCAAACTGTCGCCCACTGCCCAGATCTTCGACGAACGGACCGATGGGGCCCTTGGACGGGCGATCAAGACCGCGCGCTACAAAGGCAAAAAAGGCCAGGGGCTGAGCCTGTTGGCTCCGACAGGCACCGGTCTCGACCGGCTGTATGTGATCGGCTTGGGCAAGGCCAAGGACCTCAACGATCTGAAGATGCAGGATGTGGGGGGGACTCTGTATGCCTCGCTGGCCCATTGCGGGGCTTCGAGTGTCTCGGTGGCGCTGGATGATCTGGAGGACTGTGGGCTGTCCTTGGAAGATATGGCGGCCCATCTGGCATTCGGCGCGCGGTTGCGCACTTTCCGCTTCGACAAGTACCGCACCAAGGAAGAAAAAGGCGATAAGCCCAAGCTCAAGACTTTCAAGATTCACGGCGCGGCGGTGGCGGATGCCAAAGCGACCTTCGCCCCCCTGGACAAGATTGCCGACGGGGTGTTCCTGACCCGCACCCTGGCCTCGGAACCGGCCAACGTGCTGTATCCGGAAAGCTTTGCCAAGGAAGCCCAGAAGCTGAGCGACCTGGGCGTTAAGGTGAAGGTCTTGGGTGAAAAGGAGATGACTAAGCTGGGCATGGGCGCCCTGCTGGGCGTCGGCCAGGGCAGCATCCGGGAATCCAAGATGGTGACTTTGGAATGGAATGGCACCGGCGCAAAGAAATCCGGTGCGCCCATTGCCTTTGTCGGCAAGGGCGTCTGCTTCGATTCCGGCGGTATTTCCATCAAGCCTTCACCGGGCATGGAGGATATGAAATGGGACATGGGCGGCGCCGGCGTGGTGACCGGCCTGATGGCGGCACTGGCCGGGCGCAAGGCCAAGGTCCATGCAGTAGGCGTCATCGGCTTGGTGGAAAACATGCCCTCGGGCGAGGCGCAGCGGCCCGGTGACGTGGTGACCTCCATGTCCGGTCAAACCATCGAAGTGATCAATACCGATGCCGAAGGGCGTCTGGTGCTGGCCGATGCCCTGCATTATTGCAACGAGACCTATCAGCCCAAGTTCATGATTGATCTGGCGACTCTGACCGGAGCCATCATCATCGGCCTGGGCGAGCATGTGGCGGGGACCTTCTCCAACGATGATGACCTGGCCGAGGCGGTGTCCGAAGCGGGCAAGGCGGTGGGCGAGGGGGTCTGGCGCCTGCCCATCGGCGAGGAATGGGATAAACAGATCAAGTCCGACATCGCGGACATGAGGAATGTGGGCGGTCGCGCCGGAGGCAGCATCACCGCCGCGCAGTTCCTCAAGCGCTTCGTCGGGGATACTCCGTGGCTGCATATCGATATCGCCGGCGTGACTTGGTCGAAGAAAGACAAACCCACCGTGCCCAAAGGCGGCACCGGCTTCGGCGTGCGGCTGCTCGACCGGCTGGTGGCCGACAAGTATGAGAAGGACTGA
- a CDS encoding DNA polymerase III subunit chi, whose product MAEVAFYHLIAWPLERALPKLLERTVESGKRAVVIAGSDARVESLDMVLWTYEADSWLPHGTSRMGHPANQPVWLTMQDENPNGAQFLFLTEGMTSDRLAEYERCFDLFDGNDPQAVQAARERWTACKAAGHDLAYWRQTDQGRWERQA is encoded by the coding sequence ATGGCCGAGGTCGCTTTCTACCACCTGATCGCCTGGCCGCTGGAACGGGCCTTGCCGAAATTGCTTGAGCGGACCGTGGAGTCCGGCAAGCGGGCGGTGGTAATCGCCGGGTCCGATGCCAGGGTGGAATCCCTGGATATGGTGCTCTGGACCTACGAGGCTGATTCCTGGCTGCCCCATGGCACCTCTCGCATGGGACATCCGGCGAATCAGCCGGTATGGCTGACCATGCAGGATGAGAACCCCAACGGGGCGCAGTTTCTGTTCCTGACCGAAGGCATGACCTCGGATCGCCTGGCCGAATACGAGCGGTGTTTTGATCTGTTTGATGGCAATGATCCACAAGCCGTGCAGGCGGCGCGGGAGCGTTGGACAGCCTGCAAGGCCGCCGGTCACGATCTCGCCTATTGGCGGCAGACAGATCAAGGACGGTGGGAGCGGCAAGCCTAA
- a CDS encoding MotA/TolQ/ExbB proton channel family protein, whose translation MDLATIVGLVAGFALIVVAILLGGDLMSFVNVPSLMIVVGGTIASVLIRYTLKDVGVVLKTAMGIGFNMSKTDALDLVQKSLEMAELVRKNGLLALESLEIENDFFKRGIRLCTDGHNLDVIKETIDKEVNLTISRQEAGEAMLRGIGDSAPAFGMIGTLVGLVQMLSNMDDPKTIGPAMAIAMLTTFYGAVLANVFAIPLADKIAVKNDQDRKNHELIVQSIIQIHGNQSPMALKEILAVYLPLNKRAALADDDE comes from the coding sequence ATGGATCTCGCAACAATTGTCGGCCTTGTCGCCGGGTTTGCACTGATTGTCGTCGCCATCTTGTTGGGCGGCGACCTGATGTCCTTTGTCAACGTCCCCAGTTTGATGATCGTGGTCGGCGGCACCATCGCCTCCGTGCTGATCCGCTATACCCTCAAGGACGTGGGCGTGGTCCTGAAGACCGCCATGGGTATCGGCTTCAATATGTCCAAGACCGATGCCCTGGACCTGGTTCAAAAGTCCCTGGAAATGGCCGAACTGGTCCGAAAAAACGGTCTGCTAGCCTTGGAAAGCCTGGAGATCGAGAACGATTTTTTCAAGCGCGGCATCCGGCTCTGCACCGATGGCCATAACCTGGACGTGATCAAGGAAACCATCGACAAGGAAGTGAACCTGACCATCTCCCGGCAGGAAGCCGGCGAGGCCATGCTGCGCGGTATCGGTGATTCCGCTCCGGCCTTCGGCATGATCGGAACCCTGGTCGGTCTGGTGCAGATGCTGTCCAATATGGATGACCCGAAAACCATCGGCCCCGCCATGGCGATCGCCATGCTGACAACCTTCTATGGTGCCGTGCTGGCCAACGTGTTCGCCATCCCGTTGGCGGACAAGATTGCTGTCAAGAATGATCAGGACCGCAAGAATCACGAGTTGATCGTGCAAAGCATCATTCAAATTCATGGCAACCAGAGCCCCATGGCCTTGAAGGAAATCCTCGCCGTTTACCTGCCGCTCAATAAGCGAGCCGCGCTGGCCGACGACGACGAATAG